Proteins from a genomic interval of Salinivibrio kushneri:
- the fmt gene encoding methionyl-tRNA formyltransferase: MSTPLRIVFAGTPDFAARHLQALLDSEHEVIAAYSREDKPAGRGKKLTASPVKQLALEHDLPVYQPRTLRDEQAQAELAALNADVMVVVAYGLILPKAVLDTPRLGCVNVHGSILPRWRGAAPIERAVWAGDNETGVTIMQMDEGLDTGDMLKIATLPIDEKETSGSLYQRLAELGPQALIDCLNDMANGIILAEPQNDAKANYAEKLSKQEAQIDWQRDAAFIERCVRAFNPRPISYFTLGEQNIKVWDANALDIDVDAAPGTVINTDKHGIQVATGKGVIQLTQLQPPGKKAMQAHELLNARREWFETGTQL; this comes from the coding sequence TTGAGCACACCGCTGCGTATAGTATTTGCGGGCACGCCGGATTTTGCCGCGCGCCATTTGCAAGCCCTGCTCGACAGTGAGCATGAGGTGATTGCGGCTTATAGCCGTGAAGATAAACCCGCTGGCCGAGGAAAAAAGCTTACCGCCAGCCCGGTGAAACAGCTCGCCCTTGAGCATGACTTACCCGTCTACCAACCCCGCACCTTGCGTGATGAACAAGCGCAAGCCGAGCTGGCTGCCTTGAATGCTGATGTGATGGTGGTTGTCGCTTACGGGCTTATTCTCCCCAAAGCGGTCTTGGATACACCTCGATTAGGCTGTGTGAATGTCCATGGCTCCATCCTGCCTCGCTGGCGTGGCGCGGCCCCTATCGAGCGAGCCGTATGGGCCGGCGACAATGAGACCGGCGTCACCATCATGCAGATGGATGAGGGGCTCGATACCGGCGACATGCTCAAAATTGCCACCTTACCCATTGATGAGAAAGAGACCAGTGGCAGCCTGTATCAGCGACTTGCAGAGCTGGGGCCGCAGGCATTGATCGACTGCCTTAATGACATGGCTAACGGCATTATTCTTGCCGAGCCACAAAACGATGCCAAAGCCAACTACGCTGAAAAGCTGAGTAAGCAAGAAGCGCAAATCGATTGGCAGCGAGATGCCGCCTTTATCGAACGTTGTGTGCGCGCATTTAACCCACGTCCGATCAGCTACTTCACCTTAGGAGAGCAAAACATCAAGGTATGGGACGCTAACGCACTAGATATCGACGTGGACGCGGCACCAGGCACAGTGATCAACACTGACAAACACGGCATTCAGGTCGCGACCGGAAAAGGCGTGATCCAGCTGACCCAACTTCAGCCACCAGGCAAAAAAGCCATGCAAGCACATGAGCTGCTGAATGCTCGCCGTGAATGGTTTGAAACGGGTACCCAACTGTAG
- a CDS encoding serine/threonine protein kinase — MTDHGFDFHTLTPDVQLNAIESVGIYPQSGLLALNSYENRVAQFVADDGQRYVVKFYRPGRWSNAQILEEHAFCHELAQADIPVVAPIYREGTSLFTAEGFRFALFPSVGGRGFEVDNWDQLEAVGRYLGRLHQVGAATPFQERAKFDLDSHLYQPRQVLNEASLIPEGIQATFFSDLDHLIDAIAARWHTDWPAIRLHGDCHPSNILWRDGPLFVDFDDTRNGPAIQDLWLFLNGSRADQLAQLDTLAEGYREFREFPADQLQLIEPLRGLRMVHYMAWLAKRWQDPAFPRAFPWFADAKYWEGQVLAFKEQLATLQAPPLTLYP, encoded by the coding sequence ATGACTGACCATGGCTTTGATTTTCATACACTAACGCCAGATGTTCAGTTAAATGCGATTGAGTCAGTGGGGATCTATCCCCAATCAGGCTTGCTTGCGCTGAACAGCTATGAAAACCGTGTTGCCCAATTTGTCGCTGATGATGGCCAGCGCTATGTGGTGAAGTTTTACCGGCCCGGGCGCTGGTCTAACGCGCAAATTCTTGAAGAGCACGCGTTCTGCCATGAGCTCGCCCAAGCCGATATTCCCGTGGTGGCGCCTATCTACCGCGAGGGAACAAGCCTGTTTACCGCCGAGGGGTTTCGTTTTGCGTTGTTTCCCAGTGTCGGCGGCCGGGGTTTTGAAGTGGATAATTGGGATCAACTTGAGGCGGTCGGCCGTTACCTTGGCCGCCTACACCAAGTGGGCGCGGCGACCCCCTTCCAGGAACGGGCAAAGTTCGATCTCGACAGTCATCTTTATCAGCCTCGTCAGGTATTAAATGAGGCAAGTCTTATCCCAGAAGGCATTCAGGCGACCTTTTTCTCTGATCTTGACCACTTGATCGACGCCATTGCCGCACGCTGGCATACAGACTGGCCGGCTATCCGCTTGCACGGTGACTGCCATCCCAGCAACATTCTGTGGCGCGACGGTCCGCTGTTTGTGGATTTTGATGACACGCGTAACGGCCCTGCGATTCAAGACTTGTGGCTATTTTTAAACGGCAGTCGTGCCGATCAGCTTGCCCAACTCGATACCTTGGCGGAGGGTTATCGCGAATTTCGTGAATTCCCCGCCGACCAATTGCAACTGATCGAGCCATTGCGTGGTCTGAGAATGGTGCACTATATGGCGTGGCTAGCAAAACGCTGGCAAGACCCTGCTTTTCCTCGTGCATTTCCTTGGTTTGCTGATGCAAAATACTGGGAAGGTCAAGTACTGGCGTTTAAAGAACAACTTGCTACCCTACAAGCGCCACCGCTTACGCTGTACCCGTAA
- a CDS encoding YihD family protein, whose translation MQCHRINELLDLLNQSWQKTPDCSLMQVLIQIADEAGHGQDITTLSDDTLIYQLKMRLEDTDAPIPGLAKDCEGDFKAAILRARGIPPQQSS comes from the coding sequence ATGCAATGCCACCGTATCAATGAGCTGCTCGACCTACTCAATCAATCTTGGCAAAAAACCCCTGACTGTTCTCTGATGCAAGTGCTCATCCAGATCGCTGATGAAGCGGGTCATGGTCAGGATATCACCACGTTATCAGACGATACCTTGATCTATCAGCTTAAGATGCGACTAGAAGACACTGATGCCCCCATTCCTGGGCTAGCCAAAGATTGTGAAGGCGATTTTAAAGCCGCGATTTTGCGCGCGCGCGGGATCCCGCCTCAGCAATCGTCGTGA
- a CDS encoding LysM peptidoglycan-binding domain-containing protein: protein MTRKLFNLAAAGLLVVALPILAAGPAESQRYVVERGDTLWDIAATFFDNPWQWPKVWYANPAINDPNLIYPGDVLTLTWQAGQPTVSYQPQEAIAPHGKVSDTPALTSVDSRLLPYLRQDMLVEKARLVALPRVLGSTDGRQYLSLHDTLYVDAALNAKDWQVFRVEKTFSRTEKSGAGAESTAMVSLKHVADGRIRAQSQGRSVLTLTSVVQEVRPNDVLLPLPEKTSPRFWPQAAQIDATLLGHLYGSEYVANGQLVVLDKGAKDGVTAGQMFTVTEAGANVLNGPGEYRYQNANESTTQAITPMPDVTVGQTMVVRAYPWVSLAVITQARQPIKAGMHAVPPSPQPAYGR, encoded by the coding sequence ATGACAAGAAAGCTATTCAATCTGGCCGCTGCTGGGTTATTGGTTGTCGCGCTACCAATACTGGCAGCCGGTCCTGCCGAGAGTCAGCGTTATGTGGTTGAGCGGGGAGATACCTTGTGGGACATCGCCGCCACCTTTTTTGATAACCCTTGGCAGTGGCCCAAGGTATGGTACGCGAATCCGGCTATAAACGATCCCAACCTAATTTACCCCGGTGATGTGCTGACGCTCACATGGCAAGCAGGACAACCTACCGTCAGCTATCAGCCCCAAGAGGCGATCGCGCCGCACGGAAAGGTGTCCGATACACCGGCACTCACCAGCGTTGATTCGAGGCTGCTTCCCTATTTACGACAGGACATGTTGGTCGAAAAAGCGCGCTTGGTCGCCTTGCCTCGCGTGCTTGGCTCGACCGATGGACGTCAATATCTTTCCCTACACGATACCCTATATGTGGATGCCGCGCTGAATGCTAAAGACTGGCAGGTTTTTCGGGTTGAGAAAACTTTCTCGCGCACCGAGAAGTCAGGCGCTGGCGCTGAATCTACCGCTATGGTGAGCTTAAAACATGTGGCTGATGGGCGTATCCGTGCGCAAAGCCAAGGGCGCAGTGTGCTGACACTCACAAGCGTGGTGCAGGAAGTGCGCCCCAATGATGTCTTGTTACCTTTGCCTGAGAAAACGTCTCCTCGGTTTTGGCCCCAAGCGGCGCAAATCGACGCCACGTTATTAGGGCACCTTTATGGCAGTGAGTATGTGGCGAATGGCCAGCTTGTGGTGCTCGATAAAGGCGCCAAAGATGGCGTAACCGCCGGGCAAATGTTTACTGTCACTGAAGCTGGCGCCAACGTGTTAAATGGCCCCGGTGAATATCGCTATCAAAACGCGAACGAAAGCACGACACAGGCCATCACACCCATGCCTGATGTGACAGTGGGACAAACCATGGTGGTTCGGGCCTATCCCTGGGTTAGTTTGGCGGTGATCACCCAAGCGCGTCAGCCTATCAAAGCCGGCATGCATGCGGTGCCGCCTTCTCCTCAACCGGCCTATGGACGATAA
- a CDS encoding thiol:disulfide interchange protein DsbA/DsbL yields MLKKLFPVLLILGLTACSEPESVTQTSSQTTQTAESSQTQSEPAAPIEVADAKPGRFKAGEDYQVLDTPATETPTVTEFFSFYCPHCYQFEPLVQQLKQQVPDNAKVVKNHVSFMGGDMGSVVTRAYATAVVLNAQDTIIPVMFDRIHAAQNPPKSLAEVRQMFVDNGIDGQEFDGAYNSFAANSMAKRFDQSFEKAGLRGVPAVVVNGKYHVTPKTVETPEEYFQLINFLLTQK; encoded by the coding sequence ATGTTAAAAAAACTGTTTCCTGTCCTACTCATCCTAGGCTTAACCGCCTGCTCTGAGCCTGAAAGCGTGACACAAACGTCATCACAAACCACGCAAACAGCAGAGTCTTCACAAACCCAGTCTGAGCCAGCAGCACCCATTGAGGTGGCTGATGCCAAGCCGGGCCGTTTCAAGGCGGGCGAAGACTACCAAGTGCTGGACACGCCAGCCACGGAGACACCGACCGTCACCGAGTTTTTCTCCTTCTACTGCCCGCACTGTTATCAATTTGAGCCATTGGTTCAACAGCTTAAGCAGCAGGTGCCCGACAACGCCAAAGTGGTGAAAAATCACGTCTCCTTTATGGGCGGTGATATGGGCAGTGTCGTCACCCGTGCATACGCAACCGCCGTGGTACTTAACGCACAAGACACTATCATTCCGGTGATGTTTGATCGCATTCACGCGGCGCAAAACCCACCCAAATCATTGGCCGAGGTGCGCCAAATGTTTGTTGATAACGGCATTGATGGCCAAGAGTTTGATGGTGCTTACAACAGCTTTGCAGCCAACTCAATGGCGAAGCGTTTTGACCAATCATTCGAAAAGGCGGGCCTGCGCGGCGTCCCTGCCGTGGTCGTGAACGGCAAGTATCATGTCACGCCGAAAACAGTGGAAACCCCTGAAGAATACTTTCAGTTGATCAACTTCTTGCTTACCCAAAAGTAA
- the def gene encoding peptide deformylase: MALLNVLTFPDERLRTVAKPVDAVTPEIQKMADDMVETMYAQDGIGLAATQVDFHQRMVVIDVSDTRDQPMVLINPEIIEKRGEDGIEEGCLSVPSARALVPRAAEVTVKALDRDGNPIQFDADDLLAICVQHELDHLEGKLFVDYLSPLKRQRIKQKMEKIKRANQKAS, from the coding sequence ATGGCTTTACTGAACGTATTAACATTCCCAGATGAGCGCCTTCGCACCGTGGCTAAGCCAGTGGATGCTGTCACGCCTGAGATCCAAAAAATGGCTGATGACATGGTTGAAACCATGTACGCCCAAGACGGTATTGGTCTCGCGGCCACGCAAGTAGATTTTCACCAACGCATGGTGGTGATTGATGTGTCTGACACCCGTGATCAACCCATGGTGCTTATCAACCCCGAAATCATCGAAAAGCGTGGTGAAGATGGTATTGAAGAAGGGTGCTTATCTGTGCCCAGCGCACGTGCATTGGTCCCTCGTGCGGCCGAAGTGACAGTAAAAGCGCTGGATCGCGATGGTAACCCTATTCAGTTTGATGCCGACGACCTACTCGCGATTTGTGTTCAGCATGAGCTTGACCATCTAGAAGGTAAGCTTTTTGTTGATTATCTTTCGCCACTGAAGCGACAACGCATCAAGCAGAAGATGGAAAAAATCAAACGCGCTAACCAAAAAGCAAGTTGA
- a CDS encoding GGDEF domain-containing protein, producing MSDDQFQQSTSFLKKAVPLMMKYKVPTTPTNYALWYTYVANTDAKLNADVDATVDEHGTCSPLQSDMLYQKHMADKHSRDINALKQSLESMMTEMTHSMSDTIQDTDAFHSVLDNTFEQLSRVENEGLSIDETIAVVRNVVKDSQALTQSTRYFKHQLNDAQQEIAQLKQNLAEMTEQATHDGLTGLLNRAAFERELTAYIDSPQTWPFCLILIDLDHFKKLNDTYGHVLGDIALKQVAKRILDYCRDGVQAFRYGGEEFALLVPQKKLSTAKRTAETLRAAIDRMVIKDRRRGRTLDHITVSIGVAEYDEEKTESSADLIYRADQHLYQAKNLGRNRVMPIN from the coding sequence ATGTCGGACGATCAATTTCAGCAATCTACCAGCTTCCTCAAAAAAGCGGTGCCTTTGATGATGAAATATAAGGTGCCGACCACGCCCACCAACTATGCCTTGTGGTACACCTATGTCGCCAATACCGACGCCAAACTTAACGCGGATGTCGATGCCACGGTGGATGAGCACGGTACCTGCAGCCCGCTGCAAAGCGATATGCTCTACCAAAAACACATGGCCGATAAACATAGTCGAGACATCAATGCATTAAAGCAAAGCTTAGAATCGATGATGACCGAAATGACTCACTCGATGTCAGATACGATCCAAGATACTGACGCTTTTCATTCGGTGCTCGATAACACCTTTGAACAGCTGTCACGGGTCGAAAACGAAGGGCTATCCATTGATGAGACCATTGCTGTGGTACGCAACGTGGTCAAAGACTCGCAAGCACTGACCCAGTCGACCCGCTACTTTAAGCACCAGCTTAATGACGCGCAGCAAGAGATTGCGCAATTGAAGCAAAACTTGGCAGAGATGACAGAACAAGCCACTCATGATGGCTTAACCGGTTTGCTTAACCGTGCAGCCTTTGAGCGCGAGCTCACCGCCTACATTGATAGCCCACAAACCTGGCCGTTTTGCTTGATACTCATTGATCTCGACCACTTCAAAAAGCTCAATGATACTTATGGTCATGTGCTCGGTGATATCGCATTAAAGCAGGTCGCTAAGCGGATCCTCGATTACTGTCGGGATGGCGTACAAGCCTTTCGCTATGGGGGCGAGGAGTTTGCGTTATTGGTACCACAAAAAAAGTTGAGTACCGCCAAACGCACCGCCGAAACATTGCGCGCCGCGATTGATCGCATGGTGATCAAAGACCGACGTCGCGGCCGAACCTTGGATCATATTACCGTCTCCATTGGCGTCGCAGAATATGATGAAGAGAAAACGGAGTCGAGTGCCGATCTGATTTACCGTGCCGATCAGCACTTGTATCAAGCTAAAAACTTAGGCCGTAATCGCGTGATGCCGATTAATTAA
- the rsmB gene encoding 16S rRNA (cytosine(967)-C(5))-methyltransferase RsmB, which yields MNVRAAAARVLYHVVDQGQSLSQQLPLAQQQIAPRDAALLQEMCYGTLRWLPRLEYIVQALMDKPLKGKQRVFHHLLLVGLYQISYMRIPAHAAVAETVNATKPLKRPQLRGLINAILRNYQRDQAALDQASQAHEAGLYCHPSWLLKRLQAAYPSNWQDIVAANHQKAPMWLRVNRQYHSRESYHSELQQAGIGASAHPDAMDALKLDAPCDVSRLPGFDQGWVSVQDAAAQLAVDYLQPASAEHILDCCAAPGGKTCHILEHQPDAIVTAIDADENRLSRIKENLSRLGLNAEVKHADAREPSAWHQGPTFDRILLDAPCSATGVIRRHPDIKWLRRDSDIHALVTLQAEILDAMWQQLAPGGTLVYATCSVLPDENSEQIRAFLAREPSAILRTGTQTQPGRQILPGEDDMDGFYYACLEKPLCD from the coding sequence ATGAATGTAAGAGCCGCGGCTGCCCGCGTTCTGTATCACGTGGTCGATCAGGGCCAATCACTGTCACAGCAGCTTCCTCTTGCTCAACAGCAGATCGCGCCACGCGACGCCGCCTTGTTGCAAGAGATGTGTTACGGCACGTTACGCTGGCTGCCGCGCTTAGAGTATATCGTGCAAGCCCTGATGGACAAGCCACTGAAAGGCAAGCAACGTGTTTTCCATCACTTGCTACTGGTCGGGCTGTATCAGATTAGCTACATGCGGATCCCTGCCCATGCAGCGGTGGCTGAAACTGTCAACGCCACCAAGCCATTGAAGCGCCCACAATTACGTGGATTGATTAACGCCATTTTGCGCAATTATCAACGCGATCAAGCGGCGCTAGACCAAGCGAGTCAAGCACACGAGGCCGGGCTTTATTGTCACCCCAGCTGGTTACTCAAACGCCTTCAGGCCGCCTACCCCTCCAATTGGCAAGACATTGTGGCGGCAAATCATCAAAAGGCGCCGATGTGGCTGCGTGTCAATCGCCAGTACCATTCACGAGAAAGCTACCACTCAGAGCTGCAACAAGCCGGTATTGGTGCCAGTGCTCACCCAGATGCGATGGATGCGCTGAAGCTCGACGCGCCGTGTGATGTGTCTCGCCTACCCGGCTTTGACCAAGGCTGGGTGTCGGTACAAGATGCCGCCGCGCAGCTGGCTGTCGATTATCTCCAACCCGCGTCTGCAGAACATATTCTCGACTGCTGTGCCGCGCCAGGCGGGAAAACCTGTCATATTCTTGAGCATCAACCTGATGCCATAGTGACGGCCATTGATGCCGATGAAAACCGCTTGTCGCGGATCAAAGAGAACCTGTCGCGGTTGGGCCTTAATGCTGAAGTGAAACACGCGGATGCCCGCGAGCCGAGCGCTTGGCATCAAGGGCCGACATTTGATCGTATTTTGCTGGATGCCCCTTGCTCTGCCACCGGCGTGATCCGACGTCATCCCGACATAAAGTGGCTGCGTCGTGACAGTGATATTCACGCCTTGGTCACGTTACAGGCAGAGATTTTAGACGCAATGTGGCAGCAATTAGCACCAGGCGGTACGCTGGTTTACGCCACTTGCTCAGTGTTACCGGATGAAAACAGCGAGCAAATCCGTGCCTTTTTAGCCCGTGAGCCTTCCGCGATACTACGCACCGGCACGCAAACGCAGCCTGGTCGCCAGATTTTACCAGGCGAAGACGACATGGACGGTTTCTATTACGCATGCCTAGAAAAGCCTTTATGCGACTAG
- the ccoG gene encoding cytochrome c oxidase accessory protein CcoG encodes MSDKKINVKDVTAKEYNPKTHKGADDRFNPSNRIYVRAVKGYYQRMRRYMGWFFMLVFLAIPWLPYQGRQAILLDIGNQKFTFFGTTLWPQDLTLLAALLMLAAFGLFFITTFLGRVWCGYLCPQTVWTFLFIWFEEKLEGAANKRRKQDSLKLTPELAARKTAKHAAWWAISLVTGMTFVGYFVPMRELAIDLVTFDTSFWVGFWVIFFAACTYGNAGWMRSIMCIHMCPYARFQSAMFDKDTFIVGYDAKRGEKRGPRPRKKDPKELGLGDCIDCNLCVQVCPTGIDIRDGLQYECINCGACIDACDETMDRMGYERGLISYTTEHKLEGKKTAVMRPKLLGYGVVMTIVTAMFIYLAMSVMPMELDVIRDRNQLYRINNQGLVENTYTLKILNKTQSDEIYQLSVNGLNDVEWHGPQTVNVQAGEVFSLPISLAVDTYEMEQRIADITFVMERESGEEQKVVTAESRFITDL; translated from the coding sequence ATGAGCGATAAAAAAATCAACGTCAAAGACGTGACTGCAAAAGAGTACAACCCCAAAACTCACAAAGGGGCTGACGACCGATTCAATCCGAGCAATCGTATTTATGTGCGTGCGGTAAAAGGCTATTACCAGCGTATGCGACGCTATATGGGCTGGTTTTTCATGCTGGTGTTCCTCGCCATTCCATGGCTCCCATACCAAGGACGCCAAGCCATCTTACTCGATATCGGTAATCAGAAGTTTACCTTTTTTGGCACCACACTCTGGCCACAAGACCTTACCTTGCTGGCTGCCTTGTTGATGCTCGCGGCATTTGGCCTTTTCTTCATCACCACCTTTCTTGGCCGCGTGTGGTGTGGGTACTTATGCCCGCAAACGGTATGGACCTTTTTGTTTATTTGGTTTGAGGAAAAACTCGAAGGCGCGGCCAATAAACGCCGCAAGCAAGACTCGTTAAAACTGACGCCTGAGCTAGCCGCGCGCAAAACCGCTAAGCATGCAGCGTGGTGGGCGATCTCCTTGGTGACTGGGATGACCTTCGTCGGCTACTTTGTGCCGATGCGCGAGTTAGCCATCGATTTAGTCACCTTTGATACCAGCTTCTGGGTCGGTTTTTGGGTGATCTTCTTTGCCGCTTGTACCTATGGTAACGCCGGCTGGATGCGCTCGATTATGTGTATCCACATGTGCCCTTACGCGCGCTTCCAGTCAGCCATGTTCGACAAAGACACCTTCATTGTCGGGTATGATGCCAAGCGCGGTGAAAAACGCGGCCCACGTCCTCGTAAAAAAGATCCGAAAGAGTTGGGGCTCGGTGACTGCATTGACTGTAATTTATGTGTGCAAGTCTGCCCAACAGGCATCGATATTCGTGATGGCTTGCAATACGAATGTATCAACTGTGGTGCCTGTATCGATGCCTGCGATGAAACCATGGATCGCATGGGCTATGAGCGTGGACTGATTAGCTACACCACCGAGCACAAACTAGAAGGCAAGAAAACGGCCGTGATGCGACCTAAGCTCCTTGGCTACGGGGTTGTCATGACTATCGTGACTGCCATGTTTATCTATTTGGCGATGTCAGTGATGCCCATGGAGCTGGATGTGATTCGTGACCGTAACCAGCTTTATCGCATCAACAACCAAGGATTAGTCGAAAACACCTATACCTTAAAAATCCTCAATAAAACCCAATCGGATGAGATCTATCAGCTGTCAGTGAATGGGCTAAACGATGTGGAATGGCATGGCCCGCAGACGGTCAATGTCCAAGCCGGAGAAGTGTTCTCATTACCCATCAGCCTCGCGGTTGATACCTATGAGATGGAACAGCGTATCGCTGATATCACTTTTGTGATGGAACGCGAATCGGGTGAGGAGCAAAAAGTGGTCACGGCGGAGAGTCGGTTTATCACTGACCTTTAA
- the trkA gene encoding Trk system potassium transporter TrkA, producing the protein MKIIILGAGQVGGTLAENLVGENNDITIVDRAPERLRELQDKYDLRVVQGFASHPTTLQEAGAQDADMLVAVTNSDETNMIACQVAYTRFNTPNRVARIRSPEYLAVKEQLFNSDACPVDHLIAPEELVTRYIRRLIEYPGALQVVSFADKKVGLVAVKAYYGGPLVGKALSALREHMPHVDTRVAAIFRRDRPIRPQGTTIIEADDEVFFVAASNHIRSVMSELQRLEKPYKRIMIVGGGNIGAGLAMALERQYSVKLIERNLTRAEHLSELLEETTVFCGDASDQELLSEEHIDQIDVFIAVTNEDEANIMSAMLAKRLGAKKVMVLIQRGAYVDLVQGGVIDIAISPQQATISALLTHVRRADIVNVSSLRRGAAEAIEAIAHGDASTSKVVGRAIGEIKLPPGTTIGAVVRGDEVLIAHDKTVIQQDDHVVLFLVNKKYIPDVERLFQPSPFFL; encoded by the coding sequence ATGAAAATCATCATCTTGGGTGCAGGCCAAGTCGGCGGCACCTTGGCAGAAAACCTAGTGGGGGAAAACAACGATATCACCATTGTTGACCGCGCCCCGGAACGACTGCGTGAGCTGCAAGACAAATATGACTTACGTGTGGTGCAAGGGTTTGCCAGCCATCCGACCACGCTGCAAGAGGCGGGGGCTCAAGATGCGGATATGCTGGTCGCGGTGACCAACTCAGACGAGACCAATATGATCGCCTGCCAGGTCGCGTATACCCGATTTAATACCCCCAACCGTGTTGCCCGGATCCGCAGCCCTGAATACTTAGCGGTGAAAGAGCAACTGTTTAACAGTGATGCGTGTCCGGTTGACCACCTTATCGCCCCTGAAGAGTTGGTGACTCGTTATATTCGTCGTCTGATTGAATATCCAGGTGCCTTACAGGTGGTCAGTTTTGCTGACAAAAAGGTCGGTCTGGTTGCGGTTAAAGCGTATTACGGTGGTCCTTTAGTCGGAAAGGCCTTGTCGGCGCTGCGTGAACATATGCCGCATGTGGATACGCGTGTCGCCGCTATTTTCCGTCGTGATCGCCCGATTCGCCCGCAAGGTACCACCATCATTGAAGCCGATGACGAAGTATTTTTCGTCGCCGCGAGTAACCATATTCGTTCGGTGATGAGTGAGTTGCAGCGCCTTGAAAAGCCCTACAAACGCATCATGATTGTTGGTGGTGGTAATATCGGGGCAGGCCTCGCGATGGCGTTGGAGCGTCAATACAGTGTGAAGTTGATTGAACGTAACCTGACCCGCGCCGAGCACCTTTCTGAGTTACTGGAAGAAACTACGGTCTTTTGTGGTGACGCCTCCGACCAAGAGCTGCTCAGTGAAGAGCACATTGATCAGATTGATGTATTTATCGCGGTCACCAACGAAGATGAAGCCAACATTATGTCGGCGATGTTGGCGAAACGCCTTGGCGCCAAAAAAGTCATGGTGCTTATCCAGCGCGGCGCTTATGTGGATTTGGTGCAAGGCGGGGTAATTGATATTGCCATCTCCCCTCAACAGGCGACGATATCTGCGCTGCTCACCCATGTTCGCCGCGCAGACATTGTTAATGTCTCGTCACTACGACGCGGTGCCGCCGAGGCCATCGAGGCAATCGCCCATGGGGATGCATCCACCTCGAAAGTGGTCGGGCGCGCCATCGGCGAAATCAAACTGCCACCAGGTACCACGATCGGTGCCGTGGTGCGCGGCGATGAAGTGCTAATTGCGCACGACAAAACCGTGATTCAGCAAGACGACCATGTGGTGTTGTTCTTGGTGAACAAAAAATACATTCCTGACGTTGAGCGCCTGTTCCAGCCCAGTCCTTTCTTCCTTTAA